The Streptomyces sp. HUAS CB01 genome has a segment encoding these proteins:
- a CDS encoding UDP-glucose dehydrogenase family protein, translated as MTGASRRIAVFGAGYIGLVTGACFAELGHRVVVRDIRPERIGLLNSGEVPFFEPGLGDLITRNKERLAFTLDVHEAVRDAEVAFVCVDTPPTASGDADLSRVWAVVDALRDASHLVAVVVKSTVPVGTGARVRAALDERGLGHVGYASNPEFTAEGRAVEDFLCPDRVVIGASDDTVARWVADLYQRLDSPVELMDVASAEMVKLASNALLATRITFINEIATVCEATGADIGHVSRAVGLDHRLGPHFLKAGLGYGGSCFPKDSRALRAMASNSGYPFQLLNAVIEVNELQPRRAIQRLKTELDGLKGRRIALLGMTFKPGTDDMREAPSAIIASRLLAEGATVTCWDPMAPYTDGGQEPWGSATRLPDPLGAMTDADAAILVTEWPELTDVDWPTAARVMRNPLLLDGRNLLDPAALLSAGFTHMGVGRATRRPH; from the coding sequence ATGACTGGCGCGTCCCGCAGAATCGCTGTCTTCGGCGCGGGCTACATCGGCCTGGTGACGGGAGCGTGCTTCGCGGAGCTGGGTCACCGTGTCGTCGTGCGTGACATCCGACCCGAGCGGATCGGGTTGCTGAACTCCGGCGAAGTGCCCTTCTTCGAGCCGGGCCTCGGCGACCTGATCACCCGCAACAAGGAGCGGCTGGCCTTCACGCTGGACGTGCACGAGGCGGTACGCGACGCCGAAGTGGCCTTCGTCTGCGTCGACACCCCGCCCACCGCCTCGGGCGACGCCGACCTGTCACGCGTCTGGGCGGTCGTGGACGCCCTGCGCGACGCCTCGCACCTGGTCGCCGTCGTCGTCAAGAGCACGGTGCCGGTCGGCACGGGTGCGCGGGTGCGGGCCGCCCTCGACGAGCGGGGGCTCGGCCACGTGGGATACGCCTCGAACCCCGAGTTCACCGCGGAGGGCAGGGCGGTCGAGGACTTCCTGTGCCCCGACCGCGTGGTGATCGGCGCCTCGGACGACACCGTCGCGCGGTGGGTCGCGGACCTCTACCAGCGGCTGGACTCGCCGGTCGAGCTGATGGACGTCGCCTCGGCCGAGATGGTCAAGCTGGCCTCCAACGCCCTGCTCGCCACACGGATCACCTTCATCAACGAGATCGCGACCGTCTGCGAGGCCACCGGCGCCGACATCGGGCACGTGTCCCGTGCCGTGGGCCTGGACCACCGTCTGGGACCCCACTTCCTGAAGGCGGGTCTCGGCTACGGCGGTTCGTGCTTCCCGAAGGACTCCCGCGCGCTGCGGGCGATGGCCAGCAACTCCGGCTACCCCTTCCAGCTGCTGAACGCGGTCATCGAGGTGAACGAGCTCCAGCCCAGGCGGGCCATCCAGCGGCTGAAGACCGAGCTAGACGGCCTGAAGGGCCGCCGGATCGCGCTGCTGGGCATGACGTTCAAGCCCGGCACGGACGACATGCGCGAGGCCCCCAGCGCGATCATCGCCTCCCGCCTCCTCGCCGAGGGCGCCACGGTCACCTGCTGGGACCCGATGGCCCCGTACACCGACGGCGGGCAGGAACCCTGGGGCTCGGCCACCCGGCTGCCGGACCCCCTCGGCGCGATGACCGACGCGGACGCGGCGATCCTGGTCACCGAGTGGCCCGAGCTGACGGACGTCGACTGGCCGACCGCTGCCCGCGTGATGCGGAACCCGCTGCTCCTTGACGGCCGCAACCTGCTCGACCCCGCCGCCCTCCTCTCCGCGGGCTTCACCCACATGGGCGTCGGGCGGGCCACAAGGCGCCCCCACTGA
- a CDS encoding RHS repeat-associated core domain-containing protein: MGYTIPEGVDTMLDVVGVGWPNVDEDAYRDMADSLREFADDADDDAGTAYGHVQKLLSSGQSESLTALDRHWSKVQAKHKDLAKAARIVAGALDRVADIIVARKIAAVGELADLCATVGLTLALAPVTAGLSTLLAGAKIAATRIAFKRILKEMAEAAVAEIVATLTAPAVAAIENIVADLAIQTALNAAGVQEGYNTDQTVQAGKDGLQINSAGGTTGPGPGGGPEIDHDAHGKAGMHLASVQISMKTRAGGKLGKAKGHHGRAKGKDSLTAVLDTTIEGVTEKLTKALNDLGDHVGKKIPDAITKGSKTHKDTDGDVRDRVKAIAAKDGKDEGGLDGRRGRSEEGRRRPKPLREAGERARELAASLFKRRCKTDPVDVASGEMVLTQTDVSLPGVLPLVLQRTHISSYRFGHCFGASWTSTLDERVEPAGTGAAWAREDGSVLFYPYLPAEEGEEVLPLEGDRVPLAFVERTALGNVTYEALDRHSGLSRRFTGNPYEGGGLYWLSEVEDRNGNVLRIARTENGLPTMVVHEGGYRLAVSSDASLGRITGLCLHTPDGPVEVAAFGYDDRGRLEAVRNFSGDPLLFTYDDEQRVTSWTDRNGHTYRYLYDAAGRVVQTIGPDGALSSRFSYDDTARITRFTDSTGAVTVSRLNASGQVISETDPLGNTVLREWDRYDNLLSRTDELGNTAEFTWDERGNLTSIRRPDGTVASTVYNDFDLPEETTHPNGAVWRQRFDGRGNRISLTAPDGTSSSYRLDAQGAVVEETDPTGAVRRIEHDRVGVALAVTDPLGRRSSVVRDAFGRPVRTTDPSGAVTVMEWRAEGWLSRRVHPDGTEESWTWDAEGNCLSHTDPRGDTTRFEYTHFDLLSARTGADGARYEFAYDTELRLTEVRNPQGLTWTYVYDAAGNTVSETDFDGRTATYAYDAAGRIVLHTTPQGDKIRTAYDVCGRVVSKDVAGRTTRYTYDADGELLSAASPTSTVVWERDALGRVVTETVDGRTMRFQYDAAGRTVRRTTPSGAVSESVYDAVGNRTALRGGSHTLAFTHDPCGRELTRTIGRDAPALTLTSAWDAAGRLASHVLSTPEETVRARSFAYRADGFLERITDEVRRTSTHFALDTVGRPVRVTAENWTETYAYDAAGNQTEGTWPDAARRTGARGTRTFEGTRLLAAGNVRCEYDAAGRTVLRRRTRLSRKPDTWHYTWDAESRLVACRTPDGALWRYTYDPLGRRTAKHRMSDDGSTVLHSVLFTWDGTRLVEQTDTANDTTLTWDYNGRVPLAQRERRTRRDGVPGEGAETDSRFFAIVTDLIGAPSELVDEQGHVGWHARTTVWGSTLWNRDAVAYTPLRFPGQYDDPETGLYYNCFRYYDPTTARYASPDPLGLAAAPNPVAYVSNPHAWMDPEGLKIAKGCTESGGWYSGMTPANLKDDDGNRRTDVDMEINHIPAKNAYAHLDEPGFRTNADGGGAGMGPAIRMEYDDHRKMTSTGSSHKSIKWRADQRALIDAGRWDKAMKMDIDECRRKFGTKYDTHIADMIASLEKNRKFQAMLKKRGWTIDYDILK, translated from the coding sequence GTGGGGTACACGATTCCCGAGGGCGTCGACACGATGCTCGATGTCGTCGGTGTGGGCTGGCCGAACGTGGACGAGGACGCCTACCGCGATATGGCGGACTCGCTGCGGGAGTTCGCGGACGACGCCGACGACGACGCGGGTACCGCGTACGGGCACGTCCAGAAACTGCTCTCCAGCGGGCAGAGCGAGTCGCTGACCGCCCTGGACAGACACTGGTCGAAGGTGCAGGCCAAGCACAAGGACCTGGCCAAGGCCGCCCGGATCGTCGCGGGCGCACTCGACCGCGTGGCGGACATCATCGTCGCCCGCAAGATCGCCGCGGTTGGTGAACTGGCGGACCTGTGCGCCACGGTGGGCCTCACTCTCGCATTGGCACCCGTGACGGCCGGTCTGTCCACCCTGCTGGCAGGCGCCAAGATCGCGGCAACCCGCATCGCCTTCAAGCGGATCCTGAAGGAGATGGCCGAGGCGGCCGTCGCCGAGATCGTCGCGACGCTCACCGCGCCGGCGGTCGCCGCGATCGAGAACATCGTCGCCGACCTCGCCATCCAGACCGCGCTCAACGCCGCCGGGGTCCAAGAGGGTTACAACACCGACCAGACGGTGCAGGCCGGCAAGGACGGGCTGCAGATCAACTCCGCCGGCGGCACGACCGGCCCCGGACCCGGCGGTGGCCCGGAGATCGACCACGACGCGCACGGCAAGGCCGGCATGCATCTGGCCAGCGTGCAGATCTCCATGAAGACCCGGGCGGGCGGCAAACTGGGCAAGGCCAAGGGCCACCACGGCCGCGCCAAGGGCAAGGACTCCCTGACCGCCGTTCTCGATACCACCATCGAAGGTGTCACCGAGAAACTCACCAAGGCGCTCAACGACCTTGGCGACCACGTCGGCAAGAAGATCCCCGACGCCATCACCAAGGGCTCCAAGACCCACAAGGACACCGACGGCGACGTCCGCGACCGCGTCAAGGCCATCGCGGCGAAGGACGGCAAGGACGAAGGCGGTCTCGACGGCCGGAGAGGAAGGTCCGAGGAGGGCCGCCGTCGCCCGAAGCCGCTGCGAGAGGCGGGGGAACGGGCCCGCGAACTTGCGGCTTCGCTGTTCAAGCGGCGGTGCAAGACCGACCCCGTGGACGTCGCGTCGGGCGAGATGGTTCTCACCCAGACCGACGTCTCGCTTCCGGGGGTGCTGCCGCTGGTGCTTCAGCGCACGCACATCTCGAGTTACCGGTTCGGGCACTGTTTCGGAGCCAGTTGGACCTCCACTCTGGACGAACGCGTGGAACCGGCCGGCACGGGCGCAGCCTGGGCGCGCGAGGACGGCTCGGTCCTGTTCTACCCCTACCTGCCGGCAGAGGAGGGCGAGGAGGTCCTCCCTCTGGAGGGGGACCGGGTGCCGCTCGCCTTCGTCGAACGTACGGCGCTGGGCAACGTCACGTACGAAGCCCTGGACCGGCATTCGGGCCTCTCGCGGCGGTTCACCGGCAACCCGTACGAGGGGGGTGGCCTGTACTGGCTGTCCGAAGTGGAGGACCGCAACGGCAACGTCCTCCGAATAGCGCGCACCGAGAACGGGCTGCCGACGATGGTGGTGCACGAGGGCGGGTATCGGCTCGCCGTGTCGTCGGATGCCTCACTGGGACGGATCACCGGTCTCTGTCTGCACACGCCCGACGGGCCGGTCGAGGTCGCGGCGTTCGGATACGACGATCGGGGACGGCTGGAAGCCGTACGGAACTTCTCCGGGGACCCGCTGCTGTTCACTTATGACGACGAGCAGCGCGTGACGTCGTGGACCGACCGAAACGGCCACACCTACCGTTACCTCTACGACGCCGCCGGCCGTGTCGTGCAGACCATCGGTCCCGACGGCGCGCTGTCCTCCCGCTTCTCCTACGACGACACCGCGCGCATCACCCGCTTCACCGACTCCACCGGAGCGGTCACCGTCTCCCGGCTCAACGCGTCCGGACAGGTGATCTCTGAAACGGATCCCCTGGGAAACACCGTCCTGCGCGAATGGGACCGGTACGACAACCTGCTGTCCCGGACCGACGAGCTGGGCAACACGGCCGAGTTCACCTGGGACGAGCGCGGGAATCTGACGTCGATTCGACGCCCTGACGGCACCGTCGCCTCCACCGTCTACAACGACTTCGACCTGCCCGAAGAAACGACCCATCCCAACGGTGCGGTATGGCGGCAGCGGTTCGACGGCCGTGGCAACCGCATCTCCCTCACGGCTCCCGACGGCACGTCCTCCTCCTACCGCCTCGACGCCCAGGGTGCCGTCGTCGAGGAGACAGACCCCACCGGCGCGGTCCGGCGGATCGAGCACGACCGTGTCGGCGTCGCTCTCGCAGTCACCGACCCTCTCGGACGGCGCTCTTCGGTCGTACGGGACGCCTTCGGCCGCCCCGTGCGCACGACCGACCCGAGCGGAGCCGTCACCGTCATGGAATGGCGGGCCGAGGGCTGGCTCTCCCGCCGTGTCCACCCTGACGGTACGGAGGAGTCCTGGACCTGGGACGCCGAAGGCAACTGCCTTTCGCACACCGACCCCCGGGGTGACACAACGCGGTTCGAGTACACCCACTTCGACCTTCTCTCCGCTCGCACCGGAGCGGACGGAGCACGCTACGAGTTCGCGTACGACACCGAGTTGCGGCTCACCGAGGTGCGCAACCCTCAGGGCCTCACCTGGACGTACGTCTACGACGCGGCCGGCAACACCGTTTCCGAGACCGACTTCGACGGCCGGACCGCCACCTATGCGTACGACGCGGCCGGCCGCATCGTGCTGCACACGACGCCGCAGGGCGACAAGATCCGCACCGCGTACGACGTGTGCGGCCGGGTCGTGTCCAAGGACGTGGCCGGCAGGACCACGCGCTACACGTACGACGCCGACGGAGAGCTCCTGAGTGCAGCCTCGCCCACCTCGACCGTGGTGTGGGAACGGGACGCGCTGGGCCGCGTCGTGACGGAGACCGTCGACGGGCGGACCATGCGGTTCCAGTACGACGCCGCAGGGCGAACCGTGCGGCGGACGACTCCTTCGGGAGCCGTGTCGGAGTCCGTCTACGACGCCGTGGGCAACCGCACCGCCCTGCGCGGCGGCAGCCACACCCTGGCGTTCACCCATGACCCCTGCGGCCGGGAACTGACCCGCACCATCGGCCGAGACGCCCCCGCGCTGACGCTCACATCGGCCTGGGACGCGGCCGGACGGCTGGCCTCGCACGTGCTCTCCACGCCCGAGGAGACGGTACGCGCGCGTTCCTTCGCATATCGAGCGGACGGCTTTCTCGAGCGGATCACCGACGAGGTCAGGCGCACGAGCACGCACTTCGCACTCGACACCGTGGGACGCCCGGTCCGGGTGACGGCGGAGAACTGGACCGAGACCTACGCATACGACGCGGCAGGCAACCAGACCGAGGGGACGTGGCCCGACGCCGCTCGCCGGACCGGAGCCCGTGGCACGCGCACCTTCGAGGGCACGCGGCTGCTGGCCGCCGGAAACGTGCGCTGCGAGTACGACGCCGCAGGCCGTACCGTGCTGCGCCGGCGGACCCGCCTGTCACGCAAGCCCGACACCTGGCACTACACCTGGGACGCGGAGAGTCGGCTGGTCGCCTGCCGCACCCCCGACGGGGCGCTGTGGCGGTACACCTACGATCCGCTCGGCAGGCGTACCGCCAAGCACCGCATGTCCGACGACGGCAGCACCGTGCTTCACTCCGTGCTCTTCACCTGGGACGGAACCCGGCTTGTCGAGCAGACCGACACCGCCAACGACACCACGCTCACCTGGGACTACAACGGGCGCGTGCCGCTGGCTCAGCGAGAGCGCCGAACCCGTCGGGACGGCGTTCCGGGGGAGGGTGCGGAGACTGATTCCCGATTCTTCGCGATCGTCACCGACCTGATCGGCGCCCCGAGCGAACTCGTCGACGAGCAGGGCCACGTCGGATGGCATGCCCGAACCACCGTGTGGGGCAGCACGCTGTGGAACCGGGACGCCGTGGCATACACACCGTTGCGGTTTCCGGGCCAGTACGACGACCCGGAGACCGGGCTCTACTACAACTGCTTCCGCTACTACGACCCCACCACCGCGCGTTATGCCAGCCCCGACCCGCTCGGGCTCGCAGCCGCGCCGAACCCGGTCGCCTACGTCAGCAACCCGCACGCCTGGATGGACCCCGAAGGCCTGAAGATCGCCAAGGGCTGCACCGAGTCAGGCGGCTGGTACAGCGGGATGACACCCGCCAACCTCAAGGACGACGACGGCAACCGGCGCACGGACGTCGACATGGAGATCAACCACATCCCGGCGAAGAATGCCTACGCCCATCTGGACGAGCCCGGATTCCGGACGAACGCGGACGGTGGCGGCGCCGGAATGGGGCCGGCCATCAGAATGGAGTACGACGATCATCGTAAGATGACGAGCACGGGATCGAGCCACAAATCAATCAAGTGGCGCGCCGATCAGAGAGCGCTGATCGATGCGGGGCGCTGGGACAAGGCGATGAAGATGGACATCGACGAATGCCGCCGCAAGTTCGGCACCAAGTACGACACGCACATCGCCGACATGATCGCCAGTCTTGAAAAGAACCGGAAATTCCAGGCGATGCTCAAGAAGCGCGGCTGGACGATCGACTACGACATTCTCAAGTAG
- a CDS encoding TrmB family transcriptional regulator, whose protein sequence is MLGRLGIGPDEEAVYRAMLKDGPGAVSGLAEALGWPEARARSALDRLAALSLVRPSADGGPGRLVDPELGLTSLLASQETELLERERQIRASRVAVAGMLADLRATGGQDVTEVQKLRTMDQIQSKIEHLAETCTSEIAAFVPGGGQSEEHLEAARPLDTSTSDRGVRLRYIFLDSCRNSPATREYVAWLGERGGLVRTVPRLPLRMLIYDRSRAIVPMDPTAADMGALVLDGTGALTALLALFEQTWQQAQPLGESAAEAVSGTGNPLTPPERAVLDLLTEGLTDEAIARQLGVSVRTIRRVTADLMQRLGARSRFEAGVLATSKGWVNV, encoded by the coding sequence ATGCTCGGTCGATTGGGGATCGGCCCGGATGAGGAAGCGGTATACCGCGCCATGCTCAAGGACGGCCCGGGGGCCGTTTCCGGTCTCGCGGAGGCCTTGGGATGGCCCGAGGCACGTGCGCGCTCGGCCCTGGACCGGCTGGCCGCACTGTCCCTCGTGCGGCCGTCGGCGGACGGCGGCCCGGGCCGCCTCGTCGACCCGGAGCTGGGCCTGACGTCGCTGCTCGCGAGCCAGGAGACCGAACTCCTGGAGCGGGAACGGCAGATCAGGGCGAGCCGGGTCGCGGTGGCCGGGATGCTCGCCGACCTCCGCGCCACCGGCGGGCAGGACGTCACCGAGGTGCAGAAGCTGCGGACCATGGACCAGATCCAGTCGAAGATCGAGCATCTGGCCGAGACCTGTACCAGCGAGATAGCGGCGTTCGTCCCCGGCGGGGGCCAGAGCGAGGAGCACCTGGAGGCCGCCCGGCCGCTGGACACCTCGACCAGCGACCGGGGGGTCCGCCTCCGGTACATCTTCCTCGACAGTTGCCGCAACTCCCCTGCGACCAGGGAGTACGTGGCCTGGCTGGGGGAGCGCGGAGGTCTGGTGCGCACCGTGCCCCGGCTGCCGCTGCGCATGCTCATCTACGACCGCAGCAGGGCGATCGTGCCGATGGACCCGACCGCGGCCGACATGGGGGCACTGGTGCTGGACGGCACCGGCGCGCTGACCGCGCTGCTGGCCCTCTTCGAGCAGACCTGGCAGCAGGCGCAGCCGCTCGGCGAGAGCGCGGCCGAAGCCGTGTCCGGCACCGGCAACCCCCTGACCCCACCGGAGCGGGCCGTGCTCGACCTGCTCACGGAAGGGCTGACGGACGAGGCCATAGCCCGCCAACTGGGCGTTTCCGTACGGACCATACGGCGCGTCACCGCCGACCTGATGCAGCGCCTGGGGGCGCGCAGCCGCTTCGAGGCGGGCGTGCTCGCCACCAGCAAGGGCTGGGTGAACGTGTGA
- a CDS encoding DUF6233 domain-containing protein: MSDLSRSERIRLNEGLRDWLAYQLRQTERILDELKREEEEDRRRREVARIELSWKLQPARVEGAQPMLHRGNCGLYRTQLGYLDKEHVVIALEEFPELVMCEVCAPWGSLGVPRPPGQPGR, translated from the coding sequence ATGTCCGACCTGTCGCGCTCCGAGCGCATCAGGCTCAACGAGGGCCTGCGCGACTGGCTCGCCTACCAGTTGAGGCAGACCGAGCGCATCCTCGACGAGCTGAAGCGTGAGGAGGAGGAAGACCGCAGGCGCCGTGAGGTGGCCCGGATCGAGCTGTCGTGGAAGCTGCAGCCCGCCCGAGTGGAGGGCGCCCAGCCCATGCTGCACCGGGGGAACTGCGGGCTGTACCGAACGCAGCTCGGCTACCTGGACAAGGAGCACGTCGTCATCGCCCTGGAGGAGTTCCCGGAGCTGGTGATGTGCGAGGTGTGCGCGCCGTGGGGCAGCCTCGGCGTCCCCCGGCCGCCCGGGCAGCCGGGGAGGTAG
- a CDS encoding AfsR/SARP family transcriptional regulator has protein sequence MGPVTASASTETLHLNLLGPVEAHRGGAPVKLGGPKPRTVLAALLLARGRVVSDTRLAALLWDDRPPSTCTAQLHTYASRVRRLLGPDVDVERRRPGYLIGLPDHGVRVDLLEFQERAARGAEALAAGDPATAAGELRRALAVWRGAALGGVCDPLADVERDRLEEERLVTLERRIDADLELGRHAELIPELIALIATDPLREGLRGQLMTALYRAGRQADALAAYRAARATLADELGLEPSAELRRLHQALLTGHPSLLPRSPRGSRGTAPEASVPPAPAVAPAAREPVAVTPRAVATAAPGAATPLTRRPERPLRPAELPPAPADFTGRAQEVMRLGTALTGRRPRRPDQAVHVVTGLPGIGKTAVALHTAHRVKRSYPDGQIHLDLRGSGPEPLDPADALGELLRLVGVPAHRIPGTLDERVRTWRTRTADRRLLLVLDDAADERRLRPLLPVTDGCAVLITSRSGLYALEGVSRTVLAPLSPPESRDLFEKLAGRSRTGAEPASAAAVVHVCAGLPLALRIAGSKAAARPHWPLSRHAGRLADPDRTLAELAFSDLSLRDRLLEAYRRLEPAARRALRFHSALGPQPVPAGTAARALGTGVEEAEELLADLAAGHWTDVVRGHGGHAYRMHPLVRLFAGGMLAEEEGAVPRVLPVRSSWALTRTGDTA, from the coding sequence ATGGGGCCCGTGACCGCGTCGGCCTCCACGGAGACCCTGCATCTGAACCTGCTCGGCCCGGTCGAGGCCCATCGCGGCGGCGCCCCGGTCAAACTCGGCGGGCCCAAGCCCCGCACCGTACTCGCCGCGCTGCTCCTCGCCCGGGGCCGCGTCGTCAGCGACACCCGGCTGGCGGCTCTGCTCTGGGACGACCGCCCGCCCTCCACCTGCACGGCCCAGCTCCACACGTACGCCTCCCGCGTCCGCCGGCTGCTGGGCCCCGACGTCGACGTGGAGCGCCGCCGCCCCGGCTACCTCATCGGGCTGCCGGACCACGGCGTACGCGTCGACCTGCTGGAGTTCCAGGAGCGGGCCGCGCGGGGCGCCGAGGCACTGGCCGCCGGCGACCCGGCGACCGCCGCCGGTGAACTGCGCCGCGCCCTCGCCGTCTGGCGGGGCGCGGCGCTGGGCGGTGTCTGCGACCCGCTCGCCGACGTCGAGCGCGACCGGCTGGAGGAGGAGCGCCTCGTCACCCTGGAACGCCGTATCGACGCCGATCTGGAGCTGGGACGGCACGCCGAGCTCATCCCCGAACTCATCGCGCTCATCGCCACCGACCCGCTGCGCGAGGGCCTGCGCGGTCAGCTGATGACGGCGCTGTACCGGGCGGGGCGGCAGGCGGACGCGCTCGCCGCCTACCGGGCGGCCAGGGCCACGCTCGCCGACGAACTCGGTCTGGAGCCCTCGGCCGAACTCCGCCGTCTGCACCAGGCGTTGCTGACCGGACATCCGTCCCTGCTGCCGCGCTCTCCGCGCGGCTCCCGGGGCACCGCACCGGAGGCGTCCGTACCGCCCGCGCCCGCCGTGGCACCGGCGGCACGAGAGCCGGTCGCCGTCACGCCGCGGGCGGTGGCCACGGCGGCGCCGGGGGCGGCCACGCCCCTGACGCGGCGCCCGGAGCGCCCGCTCCGGCCCGCCGAACTGCCGCCCGCACCGGCCGACTTCACGGGGCGGGCCCAGGAAGTGATGCGGCTGGGCACGGCGCTGACCGGCCGCCGTCCGCGCCGCCCCGACCAGGCCGTCCATGTGGTGACCGGCCTGCCCGGCATCGGCAAGACGGCCGTCGCCCTCCACACGGCGCACCGCGTCAAGCGCTCCTACCCGGACGGGCAGATCCACCTCGACCTGCGCGGCTCCGGCCCCGAGCCGCTGGACCCTGCGGACGCCCTGGGCGAACTTCTGCGACTGGTCGGCGTGCCGGCGCACCGGATCCCGGGCACCCTCGACGAGCGCGTCCGCACCTGGCGCACCCGGACCGCGGACCGGCGTCTGCTGCTGGTGCTCGACGACGCTGCCGACGAACGCCGACTGCGTCCGCTGCTGCCCGTCACCGACGGGTGCGCGGTGCTGATCACCAGCCGCTCGGGACTGTACGCGCTGGAGGGAGTGAGCCGAACGGTCCTGGCGCCGCTCTCGCCGCCCGAGTCGCGGGACCTGTTCGAGAAGCTGGCGGGCCGCTCCCGGACGGGCGCCGAACCCGCCTCCGCCGCGGCCGTGGTCCACGTCTGCGCCGGGCTGCCCCTCGCCCTGCGCATCGCTGGCTCGAAGGCCGCGGCCCGGCCGCACTGGCCGCTGTCCCGGCACGCCGGCCGGCTCGCCGACCCCGACCGGACCCTGGCCGAACTGGCCTTCTCGGACCTGTCGTTGCGCGACCGCCTGCTGGAGGCGTACCGCCGGCTGGAGCCCGCCGCCCGCCGGGCCCTGCGGTTCCATTCGGCGCTCGGCCCGCAGCCGGTACCGGCCGGCACGGCCGCCCGCGCCCTGGGCACCGGTGTCGAGGAGGCCGAGGAACTGCTCGCCGACCTGGCCGCCGGCCACTGGACCGACGTGGTCCGCGGGCACGGCGGACACGCGTACCGGATGCACCCGCTGGTCCGGCTGTTCGCCGGCGGCATGCTGGCGGAGGAGGAAGGCGCCGTCCCCCGCGTGTTGCCGGTGCGCTCCTCCTGGGCACTGACCAGAACGGGCGACACGGCCTGA